The following are encoded in a window of Camarhynchus parvulus chromosome 1A, STF_HiC, whole genome shotgun sequence genomic DNA:
- the WNT2 gene encoding protein Wnt-2 isoform X1, producing the protein MNFLPGIWWSLPLILVWATPPVTSSWWYMGAVGSSRVMCDNVPGLVSRQRQLCRRHPEAMLSIGRGVAAWTAECQHQFRRHRWDCNALERGQRLLGRVLLRSSRESAFVHAISSAGVVFAITRACSQGELKSCSCDPKKKGSAKDSKGHFDWGGCSDNIDYGIKFARAFVDAKERKGKDARALMNLHNNRAGRKAVKRFLKQECKCHGVSGSCTLRTCWLAMADFRKTGDYLWKKYNGAIQVVMNQDGTGFTVANKKFKKPTKNDLVYFESSPDYCIRDRDVGSLGTAGRVCNQTSRGMDSCEVMCCGRGYDTARVSRMTKCECKFHWCCAVRCQDCLEVVDIHTCKAPKSPAWMART; encoded by the exons ATGAACTTTCTCCCTGGGATCTGGTGGTCTCTTCCCTTGATCTTGGTCTGGGCGACCCCACCAGTCACCTCCTCATGGTG GTACATGGGCGCCGTGGGCTCCTCGCGGGTGATGTGCGACAACGTGCCGGGCCTGGTGAGCCGGCAGCGGCAGCTGTGCCGGCGGCACCCCGAGGCCATGCTCTCCATCGGCCGCGGCGTGGCCGCCTGGACGGCCGAGTGCCAGCACCAGTTCCGCCGGCACCGCTGGGACTGCAACGCCCTGGAGCGGGGGCAGCGCCTGCTCGGCCGCGTCCTGCTGCGCA gtaGTCGAGAATCTGCTTTTGTACACGCCATCTCCTCTGCTGGAGTTGTTTTTGCCATCACCAGGGCATGTAGCCAAGGGGAGCTGAAATCCTGCTCTTGTGACCCCAAGAAGAAAGGCTCTGCCAAGGACAGCAAGGGCCATTTTGACTGGGGTGGCTGCAGTGATAACATTGACTATGGCATTAAATTTGCCAGAGCCTTTGTGGATGCCAAAGAACGGAAAGGAAAAGATGCCAGGGCACTGATGAACCTTCACAACaacagagctggaaggaag GCTGTGAAGCGGTTTTTGAAGCAGGAGTGCAAATGTCACGGTGTGAGTGGATCCTGCACCCTAAGGACCTGCTGGCTGGCCATGGCAGACTTCAGGAAAACAGGAGATTACCTGTGGAAGAAATACAATGGAGCAATTCAGGTGGTCATGAATCAAGATGGCACGGGTTTCACTGTGGCTAATAAGAAATTTAAGAAGCCAACTAAGAATGACCTGGTATACTTTGAGAGCTCTCCAGACTACTgtatcagggacagggatgtAG GGTCCCTCGGGACAGCTGGTCGGGTGTGCAACCAGACGTCCCGCGGCATGGACAGCTGTGAGGTGATGTGCTGTGGGAGGGGCTACGACACCGCCCGCGTCAGCAGGATGACCAAGTGCGAGTGCAAGTTCCACTGGTGCTGCGCCGTGCGCTGCCAGGACTGCCTGGAGGTGGTGGACATTCACACCTGCAAGGCGCCAAAGAGCCCTGCCTGGATGGCCCGGACATGa
- the WNT2 gene encoding protein Wnt-2 isoform X2, which produces MTNCKGFPPKRQRYMGAVGSSRVMCDNVPGLVSRQRQLCRRHPEAMLSIGRGVAAWTAECQHQFRRHRWDCNALERGQRLLGRVLLRSSRESAFVHAISSAGVVFAITRACSQGELKSCSCDPKKKGSAKDSKGHFDWGGCSDNIDYGIKFARAFVDAKERKGKDARALMNLHNNRAGRKAVKRFLKQECKCHGVSGSCTLRTCWLAMADFRKTGDYLWKKYNGAIQVVMNQDGTGFTVANKKFKKPTKNDLVYFESSPDYCIRDRDVGSLGTAGRVCNQTSRGMDSCEVMCCGRGYDTARVSRMTKCECKFHWCCAVRCQDCLEVVDIHTCKAPKSPAWMART; this is translated from the exons ATGACTAATTGTAAAGGATTCCCACCAAAAAGGCAGAG GTACATGGGCGCCGTGGGCTCCTCGCGGGTGATGTGCGACAACGTGCCGGGCCTGGTGAGCCGGCAGCGGCAGCTGTGCCGGCGGCACCCCGAGGCCATGCTCTCCATCGGCCGCGGCGTGGCCGCCTGGACGGCCGAGTGCCAGCACCAGTTCCGCCGGCACCGCTGGGACTGCAACGCCCTGGAGCGGGGGCAGCGCCTGCTCGGCCGCGTCCTGCTGCGCA gtaGTCGAGAATCTGCTTTTGTACACGCCATCTCCTCTGCTGGAGTTGTTTTTGCCATCACCAGGGCATGTAGCCAAGGGGAGCTGAAATCCTGCTCTTGTGACCCCAAGAAGAAAGGCTCTGCCAAGGACAGCAAGGGCCATTTTGACTGGGGTGGCTGCAGTGATAACATTGACTATGGCATTAAATTTGCCAGAGCCTTTGTGGATGCCAAAGAACGGAAAGGAAAAGATGCCAGGGCACTGATGAACCTTCACAACaacagagctggaaggaag GCTGTGAAGCGGTTTTTGAAGCAGGAGTGCAAATGTCACGGTGTGAGTGGATCCTGCACCCTAAGGACCTGCTGGCTGGCCATGGCAGACTTCAGGAAAACAGGAGATTACCTGTGGAAGAAATACAATGGAGCAATTCAGGTGGTCATGAATCAAGATGGCACGGGTTTCACTGTGGCTAATAAGAAATTTAAGAAGCCAACTAAGAATGACCTGGTATACTTTGAGAGCTCTCCAGACTACTgtatcagggacagggatgtAG GGTCCCTCGGGACAGCTGGTCGGGTGTGCAACCAGACGTCCCGCGGCATGGACAGCTGTGAGGTGATGTGCTGTGGGAGGGGCTACGACACCGCCCGCGTCAGCAGGATGACCAAGTGCGAGTGCAAGTTCCACTGGTGCTGCGCCGTGCGCTGCCAGGACTGCCTGGAGGTGGTGGACATTCACACCTGCAAGGCGCCAAAGAGCCCTGCCTGGATGGCCCGGACATGa